A region of the Pseudomonas sp. A34-9 genome:
TGCGATCTGTCGAGTTTCTGGATGGCACCGGCCTTGATCAGGCGCGACAAAAAGTGGTTCGACGGGCTGACCACGTCATAACCGGTGTTGCCGGTCATCAACTTCGATTCCAGCACCTCGTTACTGTCGTGGATGTCGTAGGTGGTCTTGATGCCGGTAGCCTGGGTGAAGTTGGCCAGAGTGTCCGGGGCGATGTAGCTGTTCCAGTTGGAGATGTTCACGGTTTCGTCGGCGATGGCCGCCGTCGATGCTGCCGCGAGTACGACGGCCAGGGAAAGTGGTTTGATGCGCATGGTCTGTCACCTGTGTTGAGTGGCTTTTGTTGTTGTGCGATCGGTGGAAATTCAGATTTCTGTTCTGGCCCTGACCGCCTCCACGCGCATGCGAAGCATGGCACCGATGTCGAAAAACGGACGCGGCGGCAGCCAGCCGGGTTCAGCGCGCTGCATCACCGATTGCAATAGTGGCGAGTCGACACCCGAGGCCAGTTCCGCGAGCAGCCGCCCCCATAACGTCCCGCGCGCCAACCCCGAACCATTGCAGCCGGCCACGGCGAAGACGCCCTCTTGCACCCGATCAAAAAACGCCTGGCCACTGCGGCTCGCACTCAAGTGGCCGGTCCAGGTGTACTGAATGTCTTGCTCGCCGAGGAACGGGAAGCGCCGTTGCAAGCCGCGCACATGATGCTGACGACGAACCGCGAGTTCGCTGCCGGAAAGATCGCGCGTGCGGTATTCAGCGGTGTTGCGGATCATCACGCGGCGATCCGGGGTCAGACGCACCGTGGCGCCCAGCGGTCGCGTCGACAGCACGCCCCAGGGCTCCACCGCCCCGATAGCGTTGAACTCGTCATCGGTCAGCGGTCGCGTGAGGCTGGCGCTGAGTTCCATTGGGAACGTCGCGCTGTCGCCGATCCCGACCCGAGGAATAAACGCGTTCAGGCACACCAGAACCCGGTTGGCTTCAATGCTGCCTTGCACACCGCTGGCACGCAGTCGTCCCTGCGCAAGACGCTCCAACCCGGTGATGTCAGTGTTTTCGTAAACCGTGACATTGCCCGGCAGGGCATTGAGCAAACCTTTCACGTACCTGGCCGGTTGCAACAGAGCGTTGCCCTCGCCACACCAGATGGCTGCCTCGTAGTGAGGGGTGCCGAGTTTTTGCGCCAGTGGCGCGCCTTGCACAAACTCCGCGCGAGCGCCGAGGGCACGCAGGGTCGCCAGTTTGGCATCGACATGGTCGAGCTTGGCGCGGTCGTTGACGGCAAAGTAATAACCGCTGTCACGAAAATCGCAGTCGATCGCATGACGGGCGATCTGTTGCCGGACCTCTTCGCTGGCCGCGCGGGAAATCATCGTGTCGACCTCGAACCCGGCAAACCCCGGCGCGCCGATCAACTCGCTGTGCGCCGGGTGTTCATGGGCGACGACGAACCCCGAGTTGCGCGCCGAAGCGCCCTGCGCCGCGCGCTGCCGATCCACTACAACGATGCGCGACTGCGGGTGCAGGTCGGCCAGGGCATGCGCAGCACTGAGTCCGGTGATCCCGGCGCCGATCACCAGCCAATCGGCTTTTTGCGCCCCGCTCAGGCGACCACGCTGCGGCGAACTGCCGGCCTGCGCGATCCAGCCACATACGTTTTCCATGCCTCACCTCATTCGACTGTCGTTCTGCGGCTTGCTTCTGAAACAGCGTCATGCGTGAATCGCATGCACATCTTGAGAAGCTCACCGCCAGAGCTAGAATCTATAAGGTCTTCAGCGCACCGACCAACGCTATAAAATCATCGAGCCATTCTGAAAACGCATGGATAAAATTCGCCACATTCCCTCGCTGCAAGCCCTCCAGGCGCTGGTTGAAGTCGCCCGTTGTGGCAACTTCACCCGCGCTGCGCAGACGCTGTGTCTGACGCAAAGCGCGGTGAGCCGACAGATCCAGCAACTGGAAAGCCACTTCAATGTCGCTCTGTTTATCCGCGGCAGCCGCAGCCTTAGCCTGACCGCAGAGGGCGAGCAGGTTTTGGCCAGCGCCCGCAGCATCCTTGACCAACTGAAAACCCTCGAAGAACGCCTCGCCCCGCAGAAACGGCCGTTTCGCATCCGCATGCATGTATCGCTGGCGGTGCGCTGGTTGCTGCCGAAACTCAGCGACTTCTATCTGCGCCATCCCGAAGTGTCGTTGGCGATAGAAACGGTCGCCACTGAAGTGGTTGAGCCGGGCAATGACAGTGACGCCTACATTCTTTACTTGCCGCAGGTATCGAGCGATCCGGATTGCCTGACGCTGTTCGAGGAAACGCTGGTGCCGGTGTGCTCGCCCACCCTCGCCGGGGCGCCGCGCTCGGTCGACGAGTTGCTGCGCTTCCCGTTACTGCATCGCTCGGCCGATCGTCAGGCGTGGATTGAGTGGCTGGCGGCCAACGATGGAAAGCCG
Encoded here:
- a CDS encoding LysR substrate-binding domain-containing protein, whose protein sequence is MDKIRHIPSLQALQALVEVARCGNFTRAAQTLCLTQSAVSRQIQQLESHFNVALFIRGSRSLSLTAEGEQVLASARSILDQLKTLEERLAPQKRPFRIRMHVSLAVRWLLPKLSDFYLRHPEVSLAIETVATEVVEPGNDSDAYILYLPQVSSDPDCLTLFEETLVPVCSPTLAGAPRSVDELLRFPLLHRSADRQAWIEWLAANDGKPLEDYRHIPFNLDELALDAAARGLGVAVTDMTLAAESIERGVLVVPFGEPLRTGGVYSLCLQPAAASNPACDVVMAWFASQSINPCHV
- a CDS encoding FAD-binding oxidoreductase, translating into MENVCGWIAQAGSSPQRGRLSGAQKADWLVIGAGITGLSAAHALADLHPQSRIVVVDRQRAAQGASARNSGFVVAHEHPAHSELIGAPGFAGFEVDTMISRAASEEVRQQIARHAIDCDFRDSGYYFAVNDRAKLDHVDAKLATLRALGARAEFVQGAPLAQKLGTPHYEAAIWCGEGNALLQPARYVKGLLNALPGNVTVYENTDITGLERLAQGRLRASGVQGSIEANRVLVCLNAFIPRVGIGDSATFPMELSASLTRPLTDDEFNAIGAVEPWGVLSTRPLGATVRLTPDRRVMIRNTAEYRTRDLSGSELAVRRQHHVRGLQRRFPFLGEQDIQYTWTGHLSASRSGQAFFDRVQEGVFAVAGCNGSGLARGTLWGRLLAELASGVDSPLLQSVMQRAEPGWLPPRPFFDIGAMLRMRVEAVRARTEI